A genomic window from Luteolibacter sp. LG18 includes:
- a CDS encoding glycoside hydrolase family 32 protein produces MNRAILSTILIGLSTLPIRAEISHGENDLVLGDFEGESYDPWTATGDAFGTGPARGSLASQMPVTGFHGARLANSFHGGDDSTGTLTSPPFAIERNHIAFLIGGGKRPGKLELQLVIDGQVVLGSTGTQDKPGGTEALEPGFWDVRRFKGKTATLRIIDEAKGGWGHINVDHIVQMDAKPPGLWNELSVNVSGEAPYLLIPIRNGAPKRTFTLRVDGKVVARNDIELAEADDADWYAPMDLGPWKGKDIYLRVDRLSPDPAALDRIVRSREPRPDPKPYSEPLRAQYHFSSARGWLNDPNGCVFYNGEYHLFYQHNPYGITWGNMHWGHAVSPDLVHWKELGDALFPDDTGMMYSGSAVVDWKNTSGFGKDGKPPLILFYTAAGDEYTQCLAWSTDGRTFTKYAENPVVKQVTHGNRDPKVIWHEPTKQWVMAVYVELNKVHTIHFHTSPDLKHWTFASKTDGFFECPDLFELPVDGDPAKKKWVLTAASSEYQVGSFDGKAFKPETPMLPGHRGKGFYAAQSFSDVPDGRRVFIGWWQTETKGMPFNQSMSLPLELNLVTTPDGPRLTFTPVKELEKLRVKTLDFGNSDYPFKLPRGAAMSLTIADADLYEMRVEFEPGDAEQFEIELRGHAIAYDMKTQQLIVNGHAAAAPLIGGRQRMTLYCDRNGLEVFASDGQCYIPMPGNADPKKRSFSLSSKTGTPLIHAFELHELRSALQR; encoded by the coding sequence ATGAACCGAGCCATTCTCTCCACGATCCTCATCGGTCTATCCACTCTGCCCATCCGGGCGGAAATTTCGCATGGAGAGAACGATCTCGTCCTCGGGGATTTCGAGGGCGAGTCCTACGATCCCTGGACCGCCACCGGAGACGCCTTCGGAACCGGACCGGCACGCGGCAGCCTCGCCTCGCAGATGCCCGTCACCGGATTCCATGGCGCGCGCCTCGCGAATTCCTTCCACGGTGGCGATGATTCCACCGGCACGCTCACCTCGCCGCCCTTCGCCATCGAGCGGAACCATATCGCCTTCCTCATCGGCGGCGGCAAGCGGCCGGGCAAGCTCGAGCTCCAGCTCGTGATCGATGGCCAGGTCGTCCTCGGCTCCACCGGCACGCAGGACAAGCCCGGCGGCACCGAAGCGCTGGAGCCGGGATTCTGGGACGTGCGCCGCTTCAAGGGAAAGACCGCCACCCTCCGCATCATCGATGAAGCGAAAGGCGGCTGGGGACACATCAACGTGGATCACATCGTGCAGATGGACGCCAAGCCGCCGGGCCTGTGGAATGAACTCTCCGTCAATGTCTCCGGTGAGGCACCTTATCTCCTCATCCCCATCCGCAATGGCGCGCCGAAGCGCACCTTCACCCTCCGCGTGGATGGCAAGGTGGTCGCCCGCAATGACATCGAGCTCGCGGAGGCCGATGATGCCGATTGGTACGCTCCCATGGACCTCGGCCCGTGGAAGGGCAAGGACATATACCTGCGCGTGGACCGCCTTTCCCCGGACCCGGCCGCCCTCGACCGGATCGTCCGATCCCGGGAACCCCGGCCCGATCCAAAACCCTACAGCGAACCACTACGCGCGCAGTACCATTTCTCCTCCGCCCGCGGCTGGCTGAACGACCCGAACGGCTGCGTCTTCTACAACGGCGAGTACCATCTCTTCTACCAGCACAATCCCTACGGCATCACCTGGGGGAACATGCACTGGGGCCACGCCGTCAGCCCGGATCTCGTCCACTGGAAGGAACTCGGCGACGCGCTTTTCCCGGATGACACCGGCATGATGTACAGCGGCAGCGCCGTGGTGGACTGGAAGAACACCAGCGGCTTCGGCAAGGATGGCAAGCCGCCGCTCATCCTCTTCTACACCGCCGCCGGGGACGAATACACCCAGTGCCTCGCCTGGAGCACGGATGGCCGCACCTTCACCAAGTACGCGGAGAACCCCGTCGTCAAACAAGTCACCCACGGCAACCGCGATCCGAAGGTGATCTGGCACGAACCCACGAAGCAATGGGTGATGGCCGTGTACGTGGAGCTGAACAAGGTCCACACCATCCACTTCCACACCTCGCCGGATCTGAAACACTGGACCTTCGCCAGCAAGACCGACGGTTTCTTCGAATGCCCGGACCTCTTCGAACTGCCCGTCGATGGCGATCCCGCGAAAAAGAAGTGGGTGCTCACCGCCGCCAGCAGCGAATATCAAGTCGGCTCCTTCGATGGGAAGGCTTTCAAGCCGGAAACGCCGATGCTCCCCGGCCACCGCGGCAAGGGCTTCTACGCCGCGCAATCCTTCAGCGATGTCCCGGACGGCCGCCGCGTCTTCATCGGCTGGTGGCAGACGGAGACGAAGGGCATGCCGTTCAACCAATCCATGAGCCTGCCGCTGGAGCTGAACCTCGTCACCACTCCGGATGGACCGCGCCTCACCTTCACCCCGGTGAAGGAACTGGAGAAGCTGCGGGTGAAGACCCTGGATTTCGGGAACTCCGACTATCCCTTCAAGCTCCCGCGCGGAGCCGCCATGTCCCTCACCATCGCGGATGCGGATCTTTATGAAATGCGCGTCGAGTTCGAACCCGGCGATGCCGAACAGTTCGAAATCGAACTCCGCGGCCACGCCATCGCCTACGACATGAAGACGCAGCAGCTCATCGTCAACGGCCACGCCGCCGCCGCGCCCCTCATCGGCGGCCGCCAGCGGATGACCCTTTACTGCGACCGCAACGGCCTGGAGGTCTTCGCCAGCGACGGTCAATGCTACATCCCCATGCCCGGCAATGCGGATCCGAAGAAGCGCTCCTTCTCCCTCTCCTCCAAAACCGGCACGCCGCTCATCCACGCCTTCGAGCTCCACGAACTCCGCAGCGCGCTGCAAAGGTAG
- a CDS encoding DUF4394 domain-containing protein, with amino-acid sequence MSSHPAPHTFPPRQAPAPVSTGRSRGSLLRLALLTATGLCAAQAGADTMHLLTEDGKISTLLTLNPSAPTTPVTVTGLTAGESLVAIDVRPQNQLLYGLGVNSTTDTATLYIVNPTTGFASVVGTASQIAFTSNGVLATDFPDPLTVKWDIDFNPAVDRLRVVAGSLNFRINPNTGAGVDGDNGGAVTTGTNPDGAINGATTTVGAAAYTNNVPNNGNIATLYTINDTTNSLYIQSNPNSGTQTLVAGITLSAVALDVSRSSFDIAPGVNAPASNTAVASGIGYLVSNTGGVSSKLYSINLVTAAATLLGDTGLIVRSSALVPNTGAALTLTADGANLVRFNPATPTTTTTVAVGVVSLTPGETLVALSSRPQTGQLYGLGINATANTGSLYLVDPQTGGLTLVGAASGIAYVNASAVAIDFPDPATSGYGMDFNPTLDRLRVVTGTGLNFRINPTTGVPIDGDLNGAAVAGTNPDAPLSLTGIRSAGYTNSYAQSITGPATTLYTLGSTTGSLYIQNPLNAGTQTNALPVTLGGPALTISPIGGFDIPHSVAVAASNTAATGQGWLTSQVAATTGLYRIDLATGQATSIGNIGAGATAIRSLVLWAAQADLSVENPTGTVVADNLSTANFATAVNVPVTKTITLRNLGSEPLTYYTTFTTGLAFSATGNPAGTIPGDSSVVVTVTFLPTVPGIQGDTLHIISNDAEIAAFEVNLSGNGLIPQTNDTLNATDGPTRLNPLANDTLPGTLYISSVSDPLIQIENGRTLIIPDGYTGQFTYTVNQDGTDTGTATVTVVPTSAASGPRGYNGVLTDVTGKVIGWGQARLSKKGAGTIRIVTTGSNTSTRVTFPTGSPTVNVATPAGLLMLDRSSSGVIDFSLNGGAVTGTLHSEVPRTNDTGTYHIGLRSVDLATYPGYGYATAAVTGGGTTNLRGLLPDGNSFTASTSLTDNKAIAFYTSNLPSVNPSGGFGGDLTLWANPTTDVTGELVWNKPPQAPNAGGTHLGGVDTVLLANGSLFNRTGLYPSGVGTMELAGGNLLADENTLPVVNNGVPVIPPGSLLSWSISRGNGTFSFTVFDPVLGKSVRGTGLYLQKSDQAVGYFPGSTTGGRVVLDVNTFVLPPP; translated from the coding sequence ATGTCATCCCATCCCGCCCCTCACACTTTCCCGCCACGGCAGGCCCCTGCCCCGGTTTCCACCGGCCGCTCCCGCGGCTCCCTGCTGCGTCTCGCGCTACTGACGGCCACCGGCCTCTGCGCCGCCCAGGCGGGAGCGGACACCATGCACCTCCTCACCGAGGATGGAAAAATCTCCACCCTCCTCACCCTCAATCCGTCCGCGCCCACCACCCCGGTGACCGTCACCGGCCTGACCGCCGGTGAATCCCTGGTGGCCATCGACGTGCGCCCGCAGAACCAGCTCCTCTACGGACTCGGCGTGAACTCCACCACGGACACCGCCACCCTTTACATCGTGAACCCGACCACCGGCTTCGCCTCCGTGGTCGGCACCGCCTCGCAGATCGCCTTCACCTCGAATGGCGTCCTTGCCACCGACTTCCCCGATCCGCTCACGGTGAAGTGGGACATCGATTTCAACCCCGCCGTGGACCGACTCCGAGTCGTCGCAGGCAGCCTCAATTTCCGCATCAACCCGAACACCGGCGCGGGTGTGGACGGTGACAACGGCGGCGCCGTGACCACCGGCACCAACCCGGATGGCGCGATCAACGGCGCCACCACCACCGTGGGCGCGGCCGCCTACACCAACAACGTCCCGAACAACGGCAACATCGCGACGCTCTACACGATCAACGACACCACCAACTCGCTCTACATCCAGAGCAATCCGAACAGCGGCACCCAGACGCTCGTCGCCGGCATCACCCTCAGCGCCGTCGCGCTCGATGTCTCCCGCTCGTCCTTCGACATCGCCCCGGGCGTGAACGCCCCCGCGAGCAACACCGCCGTCGCCTCCGGCATCGGCTACCTCGTCTCCAATACCGGCGGCGTTTCCTCGAAGCTCTACTCGATCAACCTCGTCACCGCCGCGGCCACCCTGCTGGGAGACACCGGCCTGATCGTGCGCTCCTCCGCCCTGGTCCCGAACACCGGCGCGGCCCTCACCCTCACCGCGGATGGCGCGAACCTCGTCCGCTTCAATCCCGCCACGCCCACCACCACCACCACCGTGGCGGTCGGCGTGGTCTCGCTGACTCCCGGTGAAACCCTGGTGGCCCTCTCCAGCCGCCCGCAGACCGGCCAGCTCTACGGCCTCGGCATCAATGCCACCGCCAACACCGGCTCGCTTTACCTCGTCGATCCGCAGACCGGCGGCCTCACCCTGGTCGGGGCCGCCTCGGGCATCGCCTACGTCAATGCCTCCGCCGTCGCCATCGATTTCCCGGATCCCGCCACCAGCGGCTACGGCATGGATTTCAACCCCACCCTCGACCGCCTGCGCGTGGTCACCGGCACCGGCCTGAACTTCCGCATCAATCCGACCACCGGCGTGCCGATCGATGGCGACCTGAATGGCGCGGCGGTCGCCGGCACCAATCCGGACGCCCCGCTCAGCCTCACCGGCATCCGCTCCGCCGGCTACACCAACAGCTACGCCCAGTCCATCACCGGACCGGCCACCACCCTCTACACCCTGGGCTCCACCACCGGCAGCCTCTACATCCAGAACCCGCTCAACGCCGGCACCCAGACCAACGCGCTGCCCGTCACCCTCGGCGGCCCGGCGCTGACGATCAGCCCGATCGGTGGCTTTGACATCCCGCACTCCGTGGCCGTCGCCGCCTCGAACACCGCCGCCACCGGCCAGGGCTGGCTCACCTCGCAGGTCGCCGCCACCACCGGCCTCTACCGGATCGATCTGGCCACCGGCCAGGCCACCTCCATCGGCAACATCGGTGCCGGGGCCACCGCCATCCGCAGCCTGGTGCTTTGGGCCGCGCAGGCGGACCTCTCGGTGGAAAACCCCACCGGCACCGTGGTGGCGGACAACCTGAGCACCGCGAACTTCGCCACCGCCGTGAACGTGCCGGTCACCAAGACCATCACGCTGCGGAACCTCGGCAGCGAGCCGCTGACCTACTACACCACCTTCACCACCGGCCTCGCTTTCAGCGCCACCGGAAACCCCGCGGGCACCATCCCCGGCGATTCCTCGGTGGTCGTGACCGTCACCTTCCTGCCCACCGTCCCCGGCATCCAGGGCGACACCCTGCACATCATCAGCAACGACGCCGAAATCGCCGCCTTCGAGGTGAACCTCTCCGGCAACGGGCTGATCCCGCAGACCAATGACACGCTCAACGCCACCGACGGCCCCACCCGCCTCAACCCGCTGGCGAACGACACCCTGCCCGGCACGCTCTACATCTCCTCCGTGAGCGATCCCCTCATCCAGATCGAGAACGGCCGCACGCTCATCATCCCGGATGGCTACACCGGCCAGTTCACCTACACCGTGAACCAGGACGGCACGGACACCGGCACCGCCACCGTCACCGTGGTGCCCACCAGCGCCGCCTCCGGCCCGCGCGGCTACAATGGCGTGCTCACCGATGTCACCGGCAAGGTGATCGGCTGGGGCCAGGCCCGCCTTTCCAAGAAGGGCGCCGGCACCATCCGCATCGTCACCACCGGCTCGAACACCAGCACCCGCGTCACCTTCCCGACCGGCTCGCCCACCGTCAATGTCGCCACCCCCGCTGGCCTGCTCATGCTCGACCGCAGCTCCTCCGGCGTGATCGACTTCTCGCTCAATGGCGGCGCCGTCACCGGCACCCTGCACTCCGAGGTGCCCCGCACCAACGACACCGGCACCTATCACATCGGCCTCCGCAGCGTGGACCTCGCCACCTACCCCGGCTACGGCTACGCCACCGCGGCCGTCACCGGCGGCGGCACCACCAACCTCCGCGGCCTGCTGCCGGACGGCAATTCCTTCACCGCCAGCACCAGCCTCACGGACAACAAGGCCATCGCGTTCTACACCTCGAACCTCCCCAGTGTGAACCCCTCGGGCGGCTTCGGCGGCGACCTCACGCTGTGGGCGAACCCCACCACCGACGTCACCGGTGAACTCGTCTGGAACAAGCCCCCGCAGGCCCCGAACGCCGGCGGCACCCACCTCGGCGGGGTCGACACCGTGCTGCTCGCCAATGGCAGCCTCTTCAACCGCACCGGCCTCTACCCGAGCGGAGTCGGTACCATGGAGCTCGCCGGCGGCAACCTGCTGGCGGATGAAAACACCCTTCCGGTGGTCAACAACGGCGTCCCCGTCATCCCGCCCGGATCGCTCCTGAGCTGGAGCATCAGCCGCGGCAACGGCACCTTCAGCTTCACCGTCTTCGATCCGGTGCTCGGCAAGTCGGTGCGCGGCACCGGCCTCTACCTCCAGAAGAGCGACCAGGCCGTCGGCTACTTCCCCGGCTCCACCACCGGTGGCCGGGTGGTCCTGGACGTGAACACCTTCGTCCTGCCGCCTCCATGA
- a CDS encoding substrate-binding domain-containing protein — MNPLERKNLPVRLADEIERAIRAGEWTVRLPGHRTLMKTYAVSAKTCIAAIAHLQERGLVSSPEQGKRHRILLEGKPATHGLETLLMLDDMSAPSGGHRLSLQAYAEAWEETGGRVVSLRFDFPRYRHPGHLLREAVATHRADALYLQVATAPWVRAAARLRPTYLDGGEWGPEKNYTGVGFKMGITVGEVARALRALGHERIAVPLELVGPIFEAGIRTHLAEALELRDGSSRVAALSPVFPEGLPEAWLGYWKKLFASTRPTAVIVTKDLHFLSLQGFCTQHGIAIPRDVSVVCLESTDALAWCSPVPTRMRFPIEEAILYFKKWIRGGCRPLGTRVLPMEQVPGATVAPPR; from the coding sequence GTGAACCCGCTGGAACGGAAGAACCTGCCGGTGCGGCTGGCGGACGAGATCGAGCGCGCGATCCGGGCGGGCGAGTGGACGGTCCGCCTCCCGGGCCACCGCACGCTGATGAAGACGTACGCGGTGAGCGCGAAGACGTGCATCGCCGCGATCGCCCACCTGCAGGAGCGCGGGCTGGTGTCCTCCCCGGAGCAGGGGAAGCGCCACCGGATCCTGCTGGAGGGGAAGCCCGCCACCCACGGCCTGGAAACGCTGCTGATGCTCGATGACATGAGCGCGCCGAGCGGCGGCCACCGGCTCTCGCTGCAGGCCTATGCCGAGGCGTGGGAGGAAACCGGCGGCCGGGTGGTGAGCCTGCGTTTCGATTTTCCCCGCTACCGCCACCCCGGGCACCTGCTGCGGGAGGCGGTGGCGACCCACCGCGCGGACGCGCTCTACCTGCAGGTAGCCACCGCGCCTTGGGTGCGTGCGGCTGCCCGGCTGCGGCCGACCTACCTGGATGGCGGCGAGTGGGGTCCGGAGAAGAACTACACCGGCGTCGGGTTCAAGATGGGCATCACCGTCGGCGAGGTGGCCAGGGCCCTGCGGGCGCTGGGCCACGAGCGCATCGCGGTGCCGCTGGAGCTGGTGGGGCCGATCTTTGAAGCGGGCATTCGCACCCATCTGGCGGAGGCGCTGGAGCTGCGGGACGGATCATCGCGGGTGGCGGCGCTTTCGCCGGTGTTCCCGGAGGGGCTGCCGGAGGCGTGGCTGGGGTATTGGAAGAAGCTGTTTGCCTCCACGCGGCCCACGGCGGTGATCGTGACCAAGGACTTGCACTTCCTTTCGCTCCAGGGGTTCTGCACGCAGCACGGGATCGCGATCCCGCGGGATGTGTCCGTGGTGTGCCTGGAAAGCACGGACGCGCTGGCCTGGTGCAGCCCGGTGCCGACCCGCATGCGCTTCCCGATCGAGGAGGCGATCCTGTATTTCAAGAAGTGGATCCGCGGCGGTTGCCGCCCGCTCGGCACGCGGGTGCTGCCGATGGAGCAGGTGCCCGGTGCCACCGTGGCCCCGCCGAGGTGA
- a CDS encoding substrate-binding domain-containing protein gives MNPLERKNLSVRLADEIERAIRGGEWTGHLPGHRTLMQTYSVSATTCIAAIGHLETRGVISAGEPGKRRTILAKPRSASRALETLLMLHDMNAPSGGHSIAIRAYSAVWEEGGGRVVSQRVDFPRYQRPGRLMKEIVERHRADAIILQVATLPWIKAAMALCPAFLDGGEVSKINAAGVSYSMGSEIKRMAAMLYSLGHRRIAAPMELLPKSFEVSVRTRMSEVLGGSPGSAHIAALCPVFPEIVPAAWHGYWRKLFATVKPTAVIVSKDLYAHSLFGFCSRHGIAIPRDLSVVCLESPPSLEWCDPVPTRMRFPIKVAEGIFRKWLRGGCRQMPHTVVPLEYVPGETVAPPRG, from the coding sequence GTGAATCCGCTGGAGCGAAAGAACCTCTCGGTGCGCCTCGCCGATGAAATCGAGCGCGCGATCCGCGGGGGCGAGTGGACCGGCCACCTGCCCGGCCACCGCACGCTGATGCAGACCTATTCGGTGAGCGCCACGACGTGCATTGCCGCGATCGGCCACCTGGAGACGCGCGGCGTGATTTCCGCCGGGGAGCCGGGCAAGCGCCGCACCATTCTCGCCAAGCCGAGGTCCGCCTCCCGCGCGCTGGAGACGCTGCTCATGCTCCATGACATGAACGCGCCGAGCGGCGGCCATTCCATCGCCATCCGTGCCTACAGCGCGGTGTGGGAGGAAGGCGGCGGACGCGTGGTGAGCCAGCGGGTGGACTTCCCCCGCTACCAGCGCCCGGGCCGGTTGATGAAGGAGATCGTGGAGCGCCACCGCGCCGATGCGATCATCCTGCAGGTGGCCACGCTGCCGTGGATCAAGGCGGCGATGGCGCTGTGTCCGGCCTTCCTGGATGGCGGCGAGGTTTCGAAGATCAACGCCGCGGGAGTCAGCTACAGCATGGGTTCCGAGATCAAGCGGATGGCCGCGATGCTGTACTCGCTGGGCCACCGCCGGATCGCCGCGCCGATGGAACTGCTGCCGAAAAGCTTCGAGGTCTCCGTGCGCACGCGCATGTCCGAGGTGCTCGGCGGTTCGCCCGGCTCCGCCCACATCGCGGCGCTGTGTCCGGTGTTTCCCGAGATCGTCCCCGCGGCCTGGCACGGCTATTGGCGGAAACTGTTCGCCACGGTGAAGCCCACGGCGGTGATCGTGAGCAAGGACCTGTACGCGCATTCCCTGTTCGGCTTCTGCTCGCGTCACGGCATCGCCATCCCGCGGGATCTCTCGGTGGTGTGTTTGGAAAGCCCGCCCTCGCTGGAGTGGTGCGATCCGGTGCCGACGCGCATGCGTTTCCCGATCAAGGTGGCGGAAGGGATTTTCCGGAAATGGCTCCGCGGCGGTTGCCGGCAGATGCCTCACACGGTGGTGCCGCTGGAATACGTGCCCGGCGAGACCGTGGCACCGCCGCGGGGATAG
- a CDS encoding RNA polymerase sigma factor, producing the protein MESEATSSDWDTWLAAMVDRFLLFARQQTRCGHDAEDVLQESLVETWKRAGGRPESALVFATIRRRAIDLGRRTDRRVKREQAEALDAPFTLPAHDDDAPLLRELEGALAHLPAPQREVLTLKFWGGLTFEQVAATLEIPQGTAASRYRSALETLRHSLTPALS; encoded by the coding sequence ATGGAAAGTGAAGCGACATCCTCCGACTGGGATACCTGGCTGGCCGCCATGGTCGACCGCTTCCTGCTCTTCGCCCGTCAGCAGACGCGCTGCGGCCACGATGCCGAGGACGTGCTCCAGGAATCGCTCGTCGAGACCTGGAAACGCGCCGGCGGCCGGCCCGAGTCCGCCCTGGTCTTCGCCACCATCCGCCGCCGCGCCATCGACCTCGGCCGCCGCACCGACCGCCGCGTGAAACGCGAGCAGGCCGAGGCCCTCGACGCCCCCTTCACCCTGCCCGCCCACGATGACGACGCGCCGCTGCTCCGCGAGCTGGAGGGCGCGCTCGCCCACCTCCCCGCGCCGCAGCGCGAGGTGCTCACGCTGAAGTTCTGGGGCGGCCTCACCTTCGAACAGGTCGCCGCCACCCTGGAGATCCCGCAGGGCACCGCCGCCTCCCGCTACCGCTCCGCGCTCGAAACCCTCCGCCACTCCCTCACCCCGGCCCTGTCATGA
- a CDS encoding PDZ domain-containing protein, producing MNTNRTTLAALLAALATASAQEPAPAPVVKPLPPARLHPAEPREPGEPTHAEAAVSVFSSGGEGEGNVVIAVDGDHVANPMRWQYRLDGDDQAMPLSPREGPIGYLGVSTVLPGPEVAAQLPIPPDTGLVVAALTKDSAADKAGLERNDVLVRLDDQILIHPRQFAVLVANHKPGDTVKLTLLRKGKQQEITATLDKRELPKNPPAQARTFRFEGRDGGGGPSITIDGQPVEPLRTFTKRLQAGDDLDPQIREIRERVEQLAKQRLELHSPEMRKPAENAEARVRELQERIEQLTRELEAKEKK from the coding sequence ATGAACACGAACCGAACCACCCTGGCCGCCCTGCTCGCGGCCCTCGCCACGGCCTCCGCGCAGGAACCCGCCCCCGCGCCGGTCGTCAAGCCCCTGCCGCCCGCCCGCCTCCATCCCGCCGAACCGCGCGAGCCCGGCGAGCCCACCCACGCCGAGGCCGCCGTGAGCGTCTTCAGCAGCGGGGGAGAGGGCGAGGGCAATGTGGTCATCGCCGTGGATGGCGACCACGTCGCAAATCCGATGCGCTGGCAATACCGGCTGGACGGGGACGATCAAGCGATGCCCCTCAGCCCGCGCGAGGGCCCCATCGGCTACCTCGGTGTCTCCACCGTGCTGCCCGGCCCGGAAGTCGCCGCCCAGCTCCCCATTCCGCCGGACACCGGGCTCGTCGTCGCGGCGCTCACCAAGGACAGCGCCGCCGACAAGGCCGGACTGGAGCGCAATGACGTGCTGGTGCGCCTGGACGACCAGATCCTCATCCATCCGCGCCAGTTCGCCGTGCTGGTGGCGAACCACAAGCCCGGCGACACCGTGAAGCTCACGCTGCTGCGGAAGGGCAAGCAACAGGAGATCACCGCCACCCTCGACAAGCGCGAGCTGCCGAAGAACCCGCCCGCGCAGGCGAGGACCTTTCGCTTCGAGGGCCGCGATGGCGGGGGCGGTCCGTCCATCACCATCGATGGCCAGCCGGTCGAACCCCTCCGCACCTTCACCAAGCGCCTCCAGGCCGGAGACGATCTCGATCCGCAGATCCGCGAGATCCGCGAGCGCGTGGAACAGCTCGCGAAGCAACGGCTGGAACTCCACTCGCCCGAAATGAGGAAACCCGCCGAGAACGCGGAAGCCCGCGTGCGCGAACTCCAGGAGCGCATCGAACAGCTCACGCGGGAGTTGGAAGCGAAGGAAAAGAAATGA